The Etheostoma spectabile isolate EspeVRDwgs_2016 chromosome 9, UIUC_Espe_1.0, whole genome shotgun sequence DNA segment catttaaaaaaaaaaacatttaaaaaaaggaactttttcCTCAGGTCGAGCAAATAAAACGTAGGAGCATATACATAGCAAATCTacattaataagaaaaaaaataataagagaaaatagaaattaaataaataaataaaagaggttatgtaaaattaagttaaaagtTTCAAGTAAATATACCCAATCATGGGGTTTCCATTCTTAACCCGTTTCAGTGACTCTTTCAACTTTGGAAtaagaagaaatgagaaaataattTCCCCTTATTTTCTTAACCTCTCCATCACTAAATTCTTTCGACATATATTTTCTTCTTACTGGATTAggatcatagaccgttaatattaattattaataatatacagtctataatCATGACATGTTACAGACAGGTAATAGGTTGCTCTCGTTTCACACTCCGCTCCAGTAGGCGGCGGTAATAGACCATAAACTGGGTTATCAGCCGCCAGAACCAAAACTCTCGCGAGAATTCGATTCCTGAGATTGCGTCCTTGCTCAGTCCGACTATGGGGTACTGGGACCTGACAGAGGGCACAGACTGCGTCCAAAAGACATGGATAACTACCAAGCTGGCCACGGCTCTGGGTAAATATATCAGCTCCATGCTGCTGGAGAGGCAGGCTGTCCAAACATAACGAACGTTAACTGTGTGCCGCTGAACCAGCGgtaatgctaatgctagcatAGCCTGGTGCGTTCAGGATACAACACAACGTTACTTAAACGTAAAGAGTGCGTTTACAGTACAACACAACGTTGCTTATATAATACaacaagctttttatttttggctTATTCTGTGACTGTGGAGGTGTTTTTAATGTATCTCCCTGATAAGGAGTTTCTCTACCAATAGTACAATTTGTTGTTGTCACTGCAGGCAGCATAGGTTAGTCCTGGCACCTTGTTGTTTGgttaatagtgtgtgtgtgtgtgtgtgtgtgtgtgtgtctctctctctctctctctctctctcctctctctctctctctctctctgtgtgtctctctctctctctctttctctctctctgtgtttctctctctctctctctctctgtgtgtctctgtctctctctctctctctctctctctctgtgtctttaggCCTGGTTGGCTCAGCCTATCACATAGTGGCATTTCAGCCTGATTCTGCAGTGGCAGCGCTACAGAGGGCCACCAACACAACTGTTACCATGGGTAAATATCATCATTcaggtccatccatccatctttgtccgcttatctggtatcgggtcgcggggggggagcagctccagcaggagacTCCAAACTTCCATTTCCCGAGCCACGTTAACCAGTTCCGACtgggcgttcccaggccaggttggagatataatctctccaccttgtcctgggtcttccccgaggcctcctcccagctggacgtgcctggaacacctccctggggaggcgcccaggaggcatccgtaccagatgcccgaaccacctcaactggctcctttcgacacaAAAGAGCAGCgtctctactccgagctccttacggatgactgagcttctcaccctatctctaaaggAGACCATTCATATCAAACTACTAAAAACACGGTGATAAAGTGACAGATTTCTCCTGCTGGACAAGGAAACCTCACAATACATAACCCTTTCAAGGAAAGTTCTAAAAATGTTATTCTGGTGATTGTCAGAACTGCTGTGTTACCCCAAAGTTAAAGCTAAAGGTCTCTCAGCCAAAGTGCTGAAGTACAAAGCCACTACCGTGATGAATGTGTCATTTTGGTTTAAATGGGTTGACACACTGTTCTTTGGATTACACAAactgtattacatttttttttaagagataagggggaaagacatgcaacaaagggccgcagattggagtcgaacccgggccctctgtgtcgaggagtaaacctctatatatgggcgcccgctctaccagctgaTCTATCTGGGCGCCCAAACTGTATTAACATTTGTGTAATGCTGATGTGggtgtctctctgtgttgttcCAGCCACCATGGGAGCCATTTTCGGCATGGCGACTTGCCTCAGTGCTCAGGCTCGGGACGCCCCAGATGACCCACTGAATTACTTTATCGGGGGCTGTGCCTCTGGGATCTTCCTGGGAGCCAGAAGTAAGTATCCGTCTCGGCGGACTCTGCTTCCTCCCGACCTCGCTCTTCCAGCCGCCGACCCACATTTGATATCCGCCATCATAGAGAATGTGCCAATCCTTTGTTTAGGAGGATATCTTAGGAGGAGAAAAACCCTGCATTCCTGTACCCATACTACCGTACTATTTAGTGTGCAAGGAAAAGGATTCAGTATGTCCCAGCACATAATATGTCAAATAGATAAGCCCAGATCACGTTTTTAGCTGCAGATacggattttgttttgtttaggtCTAGCAATGTGTTCAGCTGTGTAAAGTATAGAGCCGAAGTCACGCCCTTCTACTTCTAGTCCATGGGACCtatctttcaaaaaaaatgaactgGAGACAATGAGGAATGACTATTTTTTGGGTCCGGTTCTGATTGTGCCATGCATTTCACAGATGATGCATGTAGATTTAAAAGACACTTTTACGTGTCAAGAGATAAGCAATTTGACGTAAAGAAGTTGAACATCAGGTTTTGTGCGAGATTGCGTCgtgaactacatctctcgtCTCGAACATTGTACGTCACCAGAGAAATATGGTCTCCTTGTCGAGCTTTACTGTCTTCCATGACGAAAGCAGAAGTATCAAAAGAGGTTAAAACCATTAGAAAgcgggcacccagatagctcagttggtagagcgggtgcccatgtatagaggtttactcctcgacgcagccggcccgggttcaaatccagcctgtggccctttgctgcatgtcactccccctctctctcccctttcatatcttcaactgtcctgtcaaattaaaggcctaaaatgcccaaaaaataatctttaaaaaaaaaaaaaaccattagaAAGCAGGTCATGTCAAGAGCTGCAGCTACTCAATGGGAGTGGAGGGAAAATGGGGTAACGTCAGGTAAGCGACTTGGACTTGTAGTCTGTCTAATTACATATTTTCTTAACTATCTTGCGACAAACTGACATTCTTGacgtttaaaatatttttttattttgaaaagtgtaatCCAAGGCAAATGTCAATCAGGACCAGAAAATTGTTTGTCTTTCGCCATtgaccatttttttcttccgAAGAAAGGCCCAATAGAGGCAAACGGAAGGGGCGGGACTTTGGCTCTCTATTGGCCAGTTTGTAGTGTATGGGGATCTCCACCAGGTGGCAGTGTAGCCAGCTATATAATGGTGTGTCACTCTTTTGTAGGTCTAGGAATAAGAATAACAAGTCTGTCTTGTTTCTTATACCCTTTTCCCACTGAAATTAGCGCATATATGCAGTAGTTGAACAGGGAATTCTATTGTTAGATAGACTCCTTTCCCATTGCAAGTAGACGAGTTTGCATTACTGTATGTATAACAAGAACAGTTTTATTTACCTGCTCCACAGTGTCCAACTCAGAATGCATTGATTAGCCAATCAGGAGTCGGTTCAAGTAATAACCGCCTGCagtttaaacacacatttttacttGCCTCATAAGAACAGTGGTGGAAACTGGAGTGGTGAGTGATGTTTCTTCAGGCTCCGCAGCCTGGCCAAGTGCCAGGAAAAGCACCAAGAACAATTATCCTTACAACAACAGCACCATATGAGTGAAAAATGCCGGGGGCAACCCAACTTGGCCGACAAGTAGCCTAAGTGACGTTAGCTATAGCTAGCGTCTGCAGCTGTGTACCTAACAAGCATTAGCAGCATTGGTATTGATTAAATGTAGATAGTGAAGTAGATGGACCCTTTTTAAAAGGTTTCCCTTGGTCAATCAGCCTCTTTCAAACCAGCTGTCAACGGTTTGTTTAAATTCTGCATTAGcaaaactcacaaaaaaatataaatgatagATCTTTACCCGtgcaagtgattttttttttttttctttttttgcatggACATGTGAAACGCAAATGTACTTGGACAAAGGTCGTGTCGAGGTCTCATCTAAACCAGTGGAAACTTCTCCAGTCAACTTTTAGAACTTGTTTTAGACTTTATATAAGGGCCTATAGAGTCTGTCCTatagctttttatttattttttattcctaaTTTTGCGATTACGTCCAAAATTCTGTTATCACAGAAACTACGGAGCCCTGCCTTAATGCCGCCATCAGTCTGTCGGGCCGTGTCTAAAAAAGACACTTGAACAACTCTTCTGGGGAAACACTGTTGATTAGTTATATTACTTTTTCCAAATACTGTTGTAAAAATATGTTCAACGATtgtctaactgtgtgtgtgtctctgtctgtctgtgtgtctttctgtgttcaGCCCACAGTGCTATGACGGGTACGTCAGCGTGTCTGGGTCTGGGTACGCTGGCCTTCTTTACAAAAGTCGGtaagatggagggatggaagCTCGCTGCACCCCCCAAACTATAAGGAGGAAGATGGCTGTACATTTACctgtatgttgtaaaaagaGTTCATATAATAAAGTTCTTGTGAAAACAATTAAGTGTCATATTTTGGCGAGGTCAGAGAAAGCTATTTGTGGAAGTTGGAGAATCTGCAATTctacagtaaagtaaaagtttgattattcaaattttttttgattttattaatcgtgttattattaaattaatgaGTATGTGACATCAGATGCAGGTTTGAGAAAACCTCCGTCTTCATCTCCACAGCTGCAGGCCTCACCTGCCCTCCCTAAATGTCTCTGATGTTTCCTTTAGGAGACAAAACGGCAGCTGAGAGGCGCTGCAGACAATGTCCCCTGACCTCACAACGTCAGCATGTTTACAATAAAGGGTACAGAAGAAGTTACACACAGCTGGGTGAAAAATAAAGACACTACATGAAAAGCAAcatacggaagaggattagggccaaatgtgaaaaaatgtatttgactttTAAACCCAAAATTCTGACTTCAAACTCAGAACATTCTTGCTTTAACTCTGGGAAGAATAtaccaaaatgtcaaatgtggCCCCAATGCATGAAGTCGGTGATTATGTACACTATATGCATGCATATGGTCTATGTCCATTGATATGTGTCAAGGTTGCTGGTCAGATAAATGTATGTTTGCTCACACGTGTGGGGTAACAGGTGATCTGGTTCAGAACAAACGAGGCCTCTGGATGCTTCTTTATGAAGACCTGAATTACTAATTTACATCCTGATGAGAGATTTACACACTTCGATAACACACGGGTTAATAATTAAGCTTCAGGTCGACGGCACGGATTCACACATACCTTTGTCAGCCTCCCCCAGCACTAACTGTTACACCGTCAGAAGAGGAAACGCTGGAGGACTGAGTGTCTGTAGCAAGTCAACACCATCTGGAAGATTGGAAGCGACATGTCTGCCAGTCTCACCACAGGTCTGAACCTTCTTTAACTCAGATTTATGCTCATGGCCATATTTTTACGGCATGTCAAAAGCTGATTTTATAGACGTATACGGTATGTGACACAGGGCAGAGCAGAGATACGACCTATAAATGAGTGTTAAAGCAGCTGATTCAGCAACTGGAATATATtacacagcctcttgggctttCTGCTACATCAgcaggatttttttattttaccgtTAAACCTGGGCAAGACAAAGGCCGTTGCTGTGGAAACCTATTGGCCTGGTGGTATAATGAGGAATAAGCAGTTGAGCAATGTATCTTTGTTGATGCCAGGCCCTGTACTGTAGCTAGTATAGACATCTTGAAGTGTCAGTTAACCTAagtcagtggttcccaaacctttttcagctcaagacccaaaagagaaatctggtgtctccccgggacccaaatttacaaaattaCACCATGAAaaattgtaacatctacatttttgaaactgtggacaaaagacggaacaaaccatgaatttaaatgtatatgaagtatatttattccatcataaaagtaaccaaaaacagaaaaggtctcgattggcctttctgtgtctctgtcccctcccatcatccctcagtaccgacaccaaattttttttaaataatgctgacttgaatttaatgaggatatcaaccagctgatctggtctaggttcggtttttgaaagtgccccattctgaggtcatgctgagcatttagtctgttctctgccaattggcgacccaataaaacgggtctgcgacccattttgggtcccgaccctaagttcgGGAAACATTGACCTAAGTTGTTAAAAACCTCTAGAGACGTCTGC contains these protein-coding regions:
- the ndufa11 gene encoding NADH dehydrogenase [ubiquinone] 1 alpha subcomplex subunit 11, which translates into the protein MGYWDLTEGTDCVQKTWITTKLATALGLVGSAYHIVAFQPDSAVAALQRATNTTVTMATMGAIFGMATCLSAQARDAPDDPLNYFIGGCASGIFLGARTHSAMTGTSACLGLGTLAFFTKVGKMEGWKLAAPPKL